The nucleotide window GTAAATACCGCGCCCCTCAATCGAATATTATCAAAGCCTGATGACAGGAGAGTTTTAGATGAAACGTTTTGCTCTAATCGGCGCTGCTGGTTATATTGCGCCACGTCATATGCGTGCTATCAAGGATACTGATAATACTTTGGTTTCAGCCTATGATATCAATGACTCGGTAGGCATCATCGACAGCATTTCGCCGCAAAGCGAATTCTTCACCGAGTTCGAGTTCTTTCTTGATCACGCCCACTGCCTCAAGCGCGATCCGGCGACCGCCTTGGACTACGTTTCGATCTGCTCGCCCAATTACCTGCATCACCCGCATATTGCCGCCGGCCTGCGCCTGGGCTGTGACGTGATCTGCGAAAAGCCGCTGGTACCGTCCCCGCAGCAACTGGACCAATTGGCCCTGATCGAGCAGGAAACCGGCAAGCGGCTGTTCAACATTCTGCAACTGCGCCATCATCAGGCAATCATTGCCCTGAAGGACAAGGTTGCCCGCGAGAACAACCCGCACAAGTATGAAGTCGACTTGACTTACATCACTTCCCGCGGCAAGTGGTACCTGCAAAGTTGGAAAGGGGACCCGCGCAAATCGTTCGGCGTAGCCACCAACATCGGCGTGCACTTCTACGACATGCTGCATTTCATTTTCGGCAAGCTGCAGCGTAACGTCGTGCACTTCACTTCCGAACACAAGGCAGCAGGTTATCTGGAGTACGAAAAAGCACGCGTACGCTGGTTCCTGTCGGTCGACGCCAACGACCTGCCGGAATCGGTGAAGGGCAAAAAGCCGACTTACCGTTCGATTACCGTCAACGGCGAGGAAATGGAGTTCTCCGAGGGGTTCACTGACCTGCACACCACCAGCTATGAGGAAATCCTGGCTGGTCGTGGCTATGGCATCGAGGATGCTCGCCACTGCGTAGAGACGGTCAATACCATTCGCAGTGCGGCCGTCGTCGCGGCAGTGGACAGCGAAGCGCATCCGTTCGTCCAGGCTCTTTCTCGCTGACAGAACGAGGTAGCACGGGTGGCCTTGCGCCACCTGTTTTCATATTTCCCAAGCAGGATCTCGAGCCAGGGTGTCGAACGATAATTTCAACAAGCCAAACGAAGCGGGTGCGATGCGCCACGCGCGCAGTATTCGTTTCGATATTCAGGGTTTGCGTGCAGTCGCGGTTTTGGCGGTCATGCTTTATCACACCAATAGTGATTGGCTGAAAGCCGGCTATGTTGGCGTCGACATTTTTTTTGTCATCTCTGGCTTCATCATAACGGCATTGTTGACCGAGCGAAGCGATAAGGTCGATCTCGTTTCATTCTATGCCAGCCGTATCAAACGCATTCTACCGGCGTATTTCGTCATGTTGGTGGTGGTGTGCACGCTATCCGCGATTTTGTTTCTGCCTGATGACTTCGCATTCTTTCTCGCCAGCCTGAAGTCCTCGGCGCTGTTTACCAGCAACCAGTACTTCGCTGACTTCGGCAGTTATTTCGCGCCGCGGGCCGATGAGTTGCCGCTTTTGCATACCTGGTCCTTGGCCATCGAGATGCAGTTCTACCTGTTCTTCCCGGTGATGGTCATTTGCTTGCCGAAGCAATGGCGTCTCATGGCATTTGCCTTACTAGCCGCCAGCCTATTTGTCTGGAGCGGCTACCGTGTATTGGGTGAATCGCAAGATGGGTTGTACTTTGCCCTGTCGGCACGGATTCCCGAGTTCATGGTCGGTGCCATCGTTGCCTTGCTGATGCGCCAGCGCGAGCTACCCGTATTACTTGCAAGCGTATTCGGTGGGCTGGGAGCAACCCTGCTTGCTTGGGCGGTGCTGGCTATCGATAAGCAACACTTCCCAGGCTTCTGGTCCATCCTGCCTTGTATCGGGGCAGGGCTACTCATCTCCGCCCGGCGTGGTTTGGTCAACGCATTGCTGGCCACTCGACCGATGGTCTGGCTCGGCGGCATTTCCTATTCGTTATATCTGTGGCATTGGCCGGTGCTGGCGTTCATTCGCTACTACACAGGGCAGTACGAGCTAACGGCCGCTTGGTTGCCGGCTTTCGTGGTCAGCTCTGTACTGCTGGCATGGCTTTCCTATCGCTTGGTCGAAACACCCGCCAGAAACGCTTCTGGCATGATGCGCCAGGTGCCCAAGTGGGCTGTAGCCGGTGCAGTGGTCGTGCTGGTGGTGTGGGGCGGGCAACGTGTGAACGCCTCGCTGGTCGCTCCTCTGCCTGTGGAGCTCACCCGTTATGCTGCTCCAGAACTGATTTGCCATGGCACCCAGGTGGGCGCGTGCAAGCGAGGCAAGGCAGATGCCGAAGTGTCCGTCCTGGTAATTGGCGATAGTCATGCTGCCCAGTTGAACTACTTCTTCGACCGGGTGGGGGAAGAGCAGGGTGTTGCTTACCGCGTGATCACTGCCAGCAGTTGCGTGCCTATCCCCGGCTTCGACTTTGAACGCCTGCCAGCCTGGGCGCAAAAACCTTGTCGCGCGCAGATCGAGGCCGTCGCCCGTGAGTTGCCAAAGGTGGAGCGGGTAATCGTCGCAGGTATGTGGCAGTACCAGATGCAGAGCCAAACATTCGCCAAGGCGTTTGCTGAGTTTCTCGTCAATACTGCGGGAGCCCATAAACGCATCGTGGTACTTGCCCAGGTGCCAATGTTTGAAACAGACGTACAGCGGGTAAGGCGCTTTACCGAGATTGGCCTGTCGGCGCCATTGAGATTCAATCGCGAGTGGCAAGTTGCCAACCAGCAAGTTCAGGCCATTGTCGACCGGACGCCTGGCGTGCGTTTCCTGGACTTTTCCAACAGCAGCTTCTTTGCCGCTGCGCCTTATCAGCAAGGCTTGCTCATCTACCGTGACAGCCACCACCTCAACGAGGTAGGTGCAAGTCGTTATGGGCACTATGCTGCCGAGCAATTGCAGCGTGCTTTCGATCAACCTCAGTCCAATGTGAGTCTGAAGCAATGAACTACTATCAGCACCCAAGCGCGATTGTCGATGAGGGCGCGCAGATCGGTGAAAACTCCCGTGTCTGGCACTTTGTCCATGTTTGCGGGGGGGCCCGGATCGGTGCCGGCGTTTCGCTCGGCCAGAATGTGTTTGTGGGGAACAAGGTTGTGATCGGCGACCGCTGCAAGGTCCAGAACAATGTATCAGTCTACGATAATGTCACGCTGGAGGAGGGCGTGTTCTGTGGCCCCAGCATGGTCTTCACCAATGTCTATAACCCTCGTTCGCTGATCGAGCGCAAGGACCAATACCTCGATACGCTGGTAAAAAAGGGCGCTACGCTTGGCGCCAATTGCACCATCGTCTGCGGCGTCACCATTGGTGAATATGCCTTCGTCGGTGCTGGCGCTGTCATCAACAAGGATGTACCAGCCTATGCATTGATGGTGGGCGTACCTGCACGGCAGATTGGCTGGATGAGCGAATTTGGCGAGCAACTGCAGTTGAACGAGCAGGGCGAGGCCTTCTGTTCGCATACGGGGGCGCGTTACGTGCTGAACGGAAAACTTTTGAACAAGATGGATGCCTGAGCATGATTGAATTCATTGACCTGAAAAGCCAGCAAGCACGTATCAAGGACAAGATAGACGCCGGCATCCAGCGTGTCTTGAGCCACGGCCAGTACATTCTTGGCCCAGAAGTGCAGGATCTGGAGGGTCGCCTGGCCGCCTTTGTCGGCGCCACGTTTTGCATCAGTTGCGCCAACGGCACCGACGCTCTGCAGATCGTGCAGATGGCCCTGGGCATTGGCCCTGGCGACGAGGTGATCACTCCGGGCTTCACCTACATTGCTACTGCCGAAACAGCCGCCCTGCTGGGGGCCAAGCCTGTATATGTGGACATCGACCCACGTACCTACAACCTTGATCCGCAGTTGCTCGAAGCGGCGATTACGCCGCGTACGAAGGCGATTATTCCAGTATCGCTGTATGGGCAATGTGCTGACTTTGATGCGATCAACGCTATTGCTGCCAAATACGGCA belongs to Pseudomonas sp. B21-028 and includes:
- a CDS encoding acyltransferase family protein, with the protein product MRHARSIRFDIQGLRAVAVLAVMLYHTNSDWLKAGYVGVDIFFVISGFIITALLTERSDKVDLVSFYASRIKRILPAYFVMLVVVCTLSAILFLPDDFAFFLASLKSSALFTSNQYFADFGSYFAPRADELPLLHTWSLAIEMQFYLFFPVMVICLPKQWRLMAFALLAASLFVWSGYRVLGESQDGLYFALSARIPEFMVGAIVALLMRQRELPVLLASVFGGLGATLLAWAVLAIDKQHFPGFWSILPCIGAGLLISARRGLVNALLATRPMVWLGGISYSLYLWHWPVLAFIRYYTGQYELTAAWLPAFVVSSVLLAWLSYRLVETPARNASGMMRQVPKWAVAGAVVVLVVWGGQRVNASLVAPLPVELTRYAAPELICHGTQVGACKRGKADAEVSVLVIGDSHAAQLNYFFDRVGEEQGVAYRVITASSCVPIPGFDFERLPAWAQKPCRAQIEAVARELPKVERVIVAGMWQYQMQSQTFAKAFAEFLVNTAGAHKRIVVLAQVPMFETDVQRVRRFTEIGLSAPLRFNREWQVANQQVQAIVDRTPGVRFLDFSNSSFFAAAPYQQGLLIYRDSHHLNEVGASRYGHYAAEQLQRAFDQPQSNVSLKQ
- the wbpD gene encoding UDP-2-acetamido-3-amino-2,3-dideoxy-D-glucuronate N-acetyltransferase, coding for MNYYQHPSAIVDEGAQIGENSRVWHFVHVCGGARIGAGVSLGQNVFVGNKVVIGDRCKVQNNVSVYDNVTLEEGVFCGPSMVFTNVYNPRSLIERKDQYLDTLVKKGATLGANCTIVCGVTIGEYAFVGAGAVINKDVPAYALMVGVPARQIGWMSEFGEQLQLNEQGEAFCSHTGARYVLNGKLLNKMDA
- the wbpB gene encoding UDP-N-acetyl-2-amino-2-deoxy-D-glucuronate oxidase — encoded protein: MKRFALIGAAGYIAPRHMRAIKDTDNTLVSAYDINDSVGIIDSISPQSEFFTEFEFFLDHAHCLKRDPATALDYVSICSPNYLHHPHIAAGLRLGCDVICEKPLVPSPQQLDQLALIEQETGKRLFNILQLRHHQAIIALKDKVARENNPHKYEVDLTYITSRGKWYLQSWKGDPRKSFGVATNIGVHFYDMLHFIFGKLQRNVVHFTSEHKAAGYLEYEKARVRWFLSVDANDLPESVKGKKPTYRSITVNGEEMEFSEGFTDLHTTSYEEILAGRGYGIEDARHCVETVNTIRSAAVVAAVDSEAHPFVQALSR